GGCTCGTTTCGTCATGCACACCATCGTTGTGGTGGCGACAGTCGAAGGTGTTCTCCTACTTCGCCCGATTTCAGATCCTCGACCGTTTTATCGGTATCGAGGCGATCAGGGCCTATGACCCGATCTACACGCTGGCTCCGGGGCGCGCCGTCGGAACCCTCGGGCTGGCGTCGAACTTCCTGGGTGCGTACATGCTGATTCCGGCGGCGCTGATCCTCGGTTTCGGAACGATCGCATCGCGCCGGCGCGACATCGCCGCCTGGTCTGCCCTGTACGTCCTCGTGTTCTGGGCACTCGCGCTGACCTACACGAGGGCGAGCCTGATCGCCATCGTCGTGGGGGCCGTCGGCTACTTCTTGTGGACACGACGCACCCGGATGCTGCCCGCCTTCGCTCTGGCACTCGTGTCGGTGATCCTGTTCACACCGTTTCTGTCCCGGTTCAGTCTCGGCAACGATCGGGCCCGTCTGACTTCACAGGCGATCGAGGTCATTCGCGAGCACCCGGTCTCCGGTGTGGGCGCCGGCGAGTACACGCCGGCCGAGACGTCGCGTCCGACGCAGGAGAATCAGCCCGATGGTCCGGACCGGTCCATCACCCCGCACAATTCCTTCCTCCTCTACGCGAGC
The sequence above is drawn from the Actinomycetota bacterium genome and encodes:
- a CDS encoding O-antigen ligase family protein; translation: MFSYFARFQILDRFIGIEAIRAYDPIYTLAPGRAVGTLGLASNFLGAYMLIPAALILGFGTIASRRRDIAAWSALYVLVFWALALTYTRASLIAIVVGAVGYFLWTRRTRMLPAFALALVSVILFTPFLSRFSLGNDRARLTSQAIEVIREHPVSGVGAGEYTPAETSRPTQENQPDGPDRSITPHNSFLLYASELGIPGGLLALLAVALPFLGALGRSPRGPFDSPAILAVAIAAGLGSFALQTLSNNLLHIPVVTVQFWIAATVGVLVSLHADGPLARRMSFPIRLR